The following are encoded together in the Lactuca sativa cultivar Salinas chromosome 1, Lsat_Salinas_v11, whole genome shotgun sequence genome:
- the LOC111909927 gene encoding ubiquitin-like domain-containing protein CIP73 isoform X1 has protein sequence MASNHGGKDVMDSGSSEGNTSEATVEIKIKTLDSQTYTLRVDKRVPVPALKEQIASVTGVLSEQQRLICRGKVLKDDQLLSAYHVEDGHTLHLVARQPINPSLASFSDHTASDPASNSRHSMGNQHQHGHGPSVVVGTFNISDQGDGGIPDFSRIVSAVLGSFGIANAGSGGEAVDLQQHISERLSRIPGLNEIRSSNGQQPPEDGSGRGAATFTLPSDVSMESLQLPVIPDSLSTLSQYLRRLRQEFSDNVRLQGNNNRGESNGTRTPPHVGVGVGVGQGGLPTPAALGEVTQSARQLLIEEAGECLMQLTRQLGDQNNVSDPVTRLRMQSNALRSGALLQNLGAFLLELGRTTMTLRLGHSPSDAVVNAGPAVFISTSGPNPIMVQPLPFQPGTSFGTTTHPPPPPPVVVTGSASGTSSFGSALRPRNIDIRIRTGSVMRETNGGGADGGVTNQENGLRQSRGSEVRVVPIRISVPPSESSRSSMGVLLPVLARAQNVVDSGNGNNGYGGENIDSTTTTTEVPSGLDQLLRNLFPGEHHNHGVGNSFIFQGQGQGEGGANVVESVQTAQEEAASASTVATDEGTFLSNLLHQIMPIVSQHLNNAMEDTAAQPSSTVEENQDRGGASSRQSDDPPSSKRQKTE, from the exons ATGGCAAGCAATCATGGTGGCAAGGATGTTATGGATTCTGGGAGCAGTGAGGGCAACACTTCTGAAGCCACTGTTGAAATAAAGATAAAGACTTTGGATTCTCAAACATACACTCTACGAGTAGACAAACGT GTACCTGTTCCTGCACTAAAGGAGCAGATTGCTTCTGTTACTGGTGTATTATCTGAACAGCAACGTTTAATCTGTCGTGGAAAAGTTCTGAAAGATGATCAACTCCTTTCAGCTTATC ATGTGGAAGATGGTCATACATTGCACCTGGTTGCTAGGCAGCCGATTAACCCATCTTTAGCAAGCTTTTCTGATCATACAG CTAGTGATCCAGCATCAAATAGCAGGCATTCAATGGGCAACCAACATCAACATGGGCATGGGCCTAGTGTAGTGGTGGGAACATTCAACATATCTGATCAAGGTGATGGTGGAATTCCAGATTTTAGTCGG ATTGTTTCTGCTGTTCTTGGTTCCTTTGGAATAGCCAATGCCGGAAGTGGTGGTGAAGCAGTAGATCTGCAA CAACACATCTCTGAAAGGCTTTCACGGATACCTGGTCTTAACGAAATAAGAAGTTCCAACGGACAGCAACCACCTGAAGATGGTTCTGGAAGGGGTGCCGCTACCTTCACACTTCCAAGTGATGTTTCCATGGAATCTCTGCAGCTCCCT GTTATTCCTGATTCTTTGAGTACACTGTCCCAGTATCTAAGGCGTTTGAGGCAAGAATTTAGCGACAATG TTAGACTCCAGGGGAACAATAATAGAGGAGAGTCAAATGGTACAAGGACACCACCACATGTAGGTGTAGGTGTAGGTGTTGGTCAGGGAGGGTTACCAACACCAGCAGCCCTGGGAGAAGTGACACAGTCTGCAAGACAGTTGCTGATTGAAGAAGCTGGAGAATGCTTGATG CAATTGACAAGACAATTAGGGGATCAGAACAATGTAAGTGATCCTGTGACACGGTTAAGGATGCAGTCAAATGCTTTGAGGTCAGGTGCTCTGTTGCAGAATTTGGGTGCTTTTCTGCTGGAGCTTGGGCGAACAACCATGACACTGCGTTTGGGACACTCACCT AGTGATGCAGTGGTGAATGCTGGACCTGCTGTTTTCATATCAACATCTGGACCAAATCCAATAATGGTGCAGCCTCTTCCTTTTCAACCTGGCACCAGTTTTGGAACAACCACAcatccacctccacctccacctgTGGTTGTGACAGGGTCAGCCTCTGGCACTAGTAGTTTTGGTTCTGCTTTACGTCCGAGGAATATTGATATCAGAATACGTACAG GTTCAGTGATGAGGGAAACAAATGGTGGTGGAGCTGATGGTGGAGTTACAAATCAGGAAAATGGCCTTAGGCAAAGCAGGGGATCGGAGGTGCGGGTAGTCCCCATTAGGATTTCAGTGCCACCTTCTGAATCTTCCCGAAGCTCTATGGGTGTGCTATTACCAGTGCTAGCAAGAGCTCAAAATGTTGTTGATTCTGGAAATGGCAACAATGGTTATGGTGGTGAAAACATAGattctactactactactacagaGGTTCCCAGTGGACTTGATCAACTGTTGAGAAATTTGTTTCCTGGTGAACACCACAACCATGGTGTTGGTAACAGCTTCATCTTTCAGGGTCAGGGTCAGGGTGAGGGCGGTGCCAATGTTGTTGAATCTGTTCAGACAGCCCAGGAAGAAGCAGCATCAGCATCAACAGTGGCCACTGATGAAGGAACTTTTTTGTCCAATTTGTTGCACCAGATTATGCCTATTGTCTCTCAGCATTTAAATAATGCTATGGAAGATACAGCTGCACAACCTTCTTCAACT gTTGAGGAGAACCAAGATAGAGGAGGTGCATCTTCACGGCAATCGGATGATCCTCCATCCTCAAAAAGGCAAAAG ACAGAGTAA
- the LOC111909927 gene encoding ubiquitin-like domain-containing protein CIP73 isoform X2, whose protein sequence is MASNHGGKDVMDSGSSEGNTSEATVEIKIKTLDSQTYTLRVDKRVPVPALKEQIASVTGVLSEQQRLICRGKVLKDDQLLSAYHVEDGHTLHLVARQPINPSLASFSDHTASDPASNSRHSMGNQHQHGHGPSVVVGTFNISDQGDGGIPDFSRIVSAVLGSFGIANAGSGGEAVDLQQHISERLSRIPGLNEIRSSNGQQPPEDGSGRGAATFTLPSDVSMESLQLPVIPDSLSTLSQYLRRLRQEFSDNVRLQGNNNRGESNGTRTPPHVGVGVGVGQGGLPTPAALGEVTQSARQLLIEEAGECLMQLTRQLGDQNNVSDPVTRLRMQSNALRSGALLQNLGAFLLELGRTTMTLRLGHSPSDAVVNAGPAVFISTSGPNPIMVQPLPFQPGTSFGTTTHPPPPPPVVVTGSASGTSSFGSALRPRNIDIRIRTVMRETNGGGADGGVTNQENGLRQSRGSEVRVVPIRISVPPSESSRSSMGVLLPVLARAQNVVDSGNGNNGYGGENIDSTTTTTEVPSGLDQLLRNLFPGEHHNHGVGNSFIFQGQGQGEGGANVVESVQTAQEEAASASTVATDEGTFLSNLLHQIMPIVSQHLNNAMEDTAAQPSSTVEENQDRGGASSRQSDDPPSSKRQKTE, encoded by the exons ATGGCAAGCAATCATGGTGGCAAGGATGTTATGGATTCTGGGAGCAGTGAGGGCAACACTTCTGAAGCCACTGTTGAAATAAAGATAAAGACTTTGGATTCTCAAACATACACTCTACGAGTAGACAAACGT GTACCTGTTCCTGCACTAAAGGAGCAGATTGCTTCTGTTACTGGTGTATTATCTGAACAGCAACGTTTAATCTGTCGTGGAAAAGTTCTGAAAGATGATCAACTCCTTTCAGCTTATC ATGTGGAAGATGGTCATACATTGCACCTGGTTGCTAGGCAGCCGATTAACCCATCTTTAGCAAGCTTTTCTGATCATACAG CTAGTGATCCAGCATCAAATAGCAGGCATTCAATGGGCAACCAACATCAACATGGGCATGGGCCTAGTGTAGTGGTGGGAACATTCAACATATCTGATCAAGGTGATGGTGGAATTCCAGATTTTAGTCGG ATTGTTTCTGCTGTTCTTGGTTCCTTTGGAATAGCCAATGCCGGAAGTGGTGGTGAAGCAGTAGATCTGCAA CAACACATCTCTGAAAGGCTTTCACGGATACCTGGTCTTAACGAAATAAGAAGTTCCAACGGACAGCAACCACCTGAAGATGGTTCTGGAAGGGGTGCCGCTACCTTCACACTTCCAAGTGATGTTTCCATGGAATCTCTGCAGCTCCCT GTTATTCCTGATTCTTTGAGTACACTGTCCCAGTATCTAAGGCGTTTGAGGCAAGAATTTAGCGACAATG TTAGACTCCAGGGGAACAATAATAGAGGAGAGTCAAATGGTACAAGGACACCACCACATGTAGGTGTAGGTGTAGGTGTTGGTCAGGGAGGGTTACCAACACCAGCAGCCCTGGGAGAAGTGACACAGTCTGCAAGACAGTTGCTGATTGAAGAAGCTGGAGAATGCTTGATG CAATTGACAAGACAATTAGGGGATCAGAACAATGTAAGTGATCCTGTGACACGGTTAAGGATGCAGTCAAATGCTTTGAGGTCAGGTGCTCTGTTGCAGAATTTGGGTGCTTTTCTGCTGGAGCTTGGGCGAACAACCATGACACTGCGTTTGGGACACTCACCT AGTGATGCAGTGGTGAATGCTGGACCTGCTGTTTTCATATCAACATCTGGACCAAATCCAATAATGGTGCAGCCTCTTCCTTTTCAACCTGGCACCAGTTTTGGAACAACCACAcatccacctccacctccacctgTGGTTGTGACAGGGTCAGCCTCTGGCACTAGTAGTTTTGGTTCTGCTTTACGTCCGAGGAATATTGATATCAGAATACGTACAG TGATGAGGGAAACAAATGGTGGTGGAGCTGATGGTGGAGTTACAAATCAGGAAAATGGCCTTAGGCAAAGCAGGGGATCGGAGGTGCGGGTAGTCCCCATTAGGATTTCAGTGCCACCTTCTGAATCTTCCCGAAGCTCTATGGGTGTGCTATTACCAGTGCTAGCAAGAGCTCAAAATGTTGTTGATTCTGGAAATGGCAACAATGGTTATGGTGGTGAAAACATAGattctactactactactacagaGGTTCCCAGTGGACTTGATCAACTGTTGAGAAATTTGTTTCCTGGTGAACACCACAACCATGGTGTTGGTAACAGCTTCATCTTTCAGGGTCAGGGTCAGGGTGAGGGCGGTGCCAATGTTGTTGAATCTGTTCAGACAGCCCAGGAAGAAGCAGCATCAGCATCAACAGTGGCCACTGATGAAGGAACTTTTTTGTCCAATTTGTTGCACCAGATTATGCCTATTGTCTCTCAGCATTTAAATAATGCTATGGAAGATACAGCTGCACAACCTTCTTCAACT gTTGAGGAGAACCAAGATAGAGGAGGTGCATCTTCACGGCAATCGGATGATCCTCCATCCTCAAAAAGGCAAAAG ACAGAGTAA